Proteins co-encoded in one Meiothermus sp. genomic window:
- a CDS encoding site-specific DNA-methyltransferase encodes MGAGLRKTTPTLNPLRQSETTFLLGDARDLSALEENSIDLIITSPPYWKKIDYLHPKQIGQEATPKGYIRSLMACLKQWERVLKPHGSAFVNIADTYVNRDLAGIPERFMLAAQDHGWLIQHRIVWVKPYGIPESKPYRLANRYEFIYHLSRKREIYTNLYGYAAKFGNGFNPGNVWKLRAERSKDPHLAPFPDELVERVLTFAAPERVCPQCGKPHLPIVERTARLNPDRPQAIRAMQLFEESNLTTEHLAAIRAVGLGDAGKARKIQGDEKNAREVLRLANEAKAVLGGYFREFTFPMKAQTGWETCGCPAEPIPATILDPFAGSGTTLKVARKLGFRAIGLDLVDYSAPAHESVGSTT; translated from the coding sequence ATGGGAGCAGGCTTGAGAAAAACAACCCCTACGCTTAACCCACTCAGGCAAAGCGAAACGACATTCTTGCTTGGAGATGCTCGAGACCTCTCTGCGCTCGAGGAAAACAGCATTGATCTGATCATCACCTCGCCCCCTTACTGGAAAAAAATCGACTATCTACATCCCAAACAAATAGGCCAGGAGGCAACCCCAAAAGGCTATATACGCAGCCTTATGGCCTGCCTCAAGCAGTGGGAACGGGTACTCAAGCCGCATGGATCGGCTTTTGTAAACATCGCAGACACGTATGTTAACCGCGACCTGGCTGGGATACCCGAGCGGTTCATGCTGGCCGCGCAGGATCACGGCTGGCTGATCCAGCACCGGATCGTTTGGGTAAAGCCGTATGGTATTCCCGAGTCAAAGCCGTATCGGTTGGCTAACCGATACGAGTTTATTTACCACCTTTCAAGGAAGCGGGAAATCTATACCAACCTGTACGGTTATGCTGCGAAGTTCGGCAATGGATTTAACCCGGGCAACGTCTGGAAGCTCCGTGCAGAGCGTTCGAAGGATCCGCATTTAGCTCCGTTCCCAGATGAGTTAGTAGAACGTGTGCTCACATTTGCCGCCCCTGAAAGGGTCTGCCCTCAATGCGGCAAGCCGCACCTGCCCATAGTGGAACGCACAGCGCGTTTAAATCCAGATAGGCCTCAAGCCATCCGGGCCATGCAACTCTTCGAGGAATCAAACCTCACCACCGAGCACCTCGCCGCGATCCGGGCCGTGGGCTTAGGGGATGCCGGGAAAGCCAGGAAAATTCAAGGAGATGAAAAAAATGCCCGAGAGGTGTTGCGCCTGGCAAACGAAGCAAAAGCGGTGCTGGGAGGTTATTTCCGCGAGTTCACTTTTCCGATGAAGGCCCAGACTGGTTGGGAGACTTGCGGCTGCCCCGCCGAACCCATCCCCGCCACAATTCTTGACCCCTTTGCCGGGAGCGGAACCACGTTGAAGGTAGCGAGGAAATTGGGCTTCCGCGCCATTGGATTAGACCTGGTGGATTACAGCGCTCCAGCTCACGAAAGCGTTGGTTCCACGACCTGA